One genomic window of Sardina pilchardus chromosome 15, fSarPil1.1, whole genome shotgun sequence includes the following:
- the LOC134101728 gene encoding dimethylaniline monooxygenase [N-oxide-forming] 2-like, with product MVKRVAVIGAGSGGLVSIKCCLDEGQEPVCFESTDDIGGLWRFKESPEPEHSSIYRSLVSNTSKEIMCFSDFPMPADYPNYLHNAQLLQYYRLYAQHFDLLKYVQFQTTVRSVRQRPDFSRSGQWEVVTENRDGQEERHIFDGVLVSSGHYTHPVTPMEKIKGAKTFPGKYYHSWEYKDPEPFRGKRVVIVGIGNSGCDIAVEISRAAEKTFLSTRKGGWILGRMSDNGLPLDMVMINRWSLLMQRLLPKALLNWVTERRVNSKYDHSLYSLQPKHRFFDRRPIINDDLPGRILYGALAMKPNMLEFRGSSVVFEDQSVEENIDAVVFCTGYSPTFSFLPPSLVTGPQGEIRLYKQMFPPSLERPTLALLGLVQTSGPIMPCMELQARWATRAIAGLSQLPSEKKMNEIIDAEKQRYTESYPNHATVQVQYIPYLDHLAQEVGARPNLLSLLFWDPSLSLKVLLGPCTPYQFRLFGPGQWKGARQAICTQWDRVTQPMRTRPVPRLNPSPMPGWWLALSGGLTLVLAVLALQLKLPDLFDNLSEAFGEALDDLWRDGIAPVV from the exons ATggtcaaacgggtggctgtgaTCGGAGCTGGAAGTGGGGGCCTTGTGTCCATCAAGTGCTGTCTGGATGAGGGGCAGGAGCCCGTGTGCTTCGAGAGCACCGATGACATCGGAGGACTGTGGAGGTTTAAG GAGAGCCCCGAGCCTGAGCACTCCAGCATCTACCGTTCTCTGGTGTCCAACACCTCTAAGGAGATCATGTGCTTCAGTGATTTCCCCATGCCTGCCGACTACCCCAACTACCTGCACAATGCCCAGCTGCTCCAGTACTACCGGCTCTATGCACAACACTTTGATCTCCTGAAATATGTTCAGTTCCAG accacaGTACGCAGTGTGAGACAGAGGCCTGACTTCTCCCGTTCAGGTCAGTGGGAAGTTGTTACTGAGAACAGGGACGGTCAGGAGGAGAGACACATCTTTGATGGCGTGCTTGTGAGTTCGGGGcactacacacacccagtgACCCCAATGGAGAAGATCAAAG GAGCAAAGACATTCCCAGGGAAATATTATCACAGTTGGGAATACAAGGACCCAGAACCATTCCGTGGGAAAAGGGTCGTGATTGTTGGCATTGGGAATTCTGGATGTGACATAGCTGTGGAAATTAGCAGAGCCGCAGAGAAG ACTTTCCTGAGTACGAGAAAAGGTGGGTGGATTTTGGGACGGATGTCGGATAATGGCCTTCCCCTGGACATGGTGATGATCAACCGCTGGAGCCTCCTGATGCAAAGGCTACTGCCAAAGGCGCTGCTAAACTGGGTTACTGAGAGAAGGGTCAACAGCAAATATGACCACAGCCTGTACAGTCTGCAGCCAAAGCACAg GTTCTTCGACAGGCGTCCCATAATAAACGATGATCTTCCAGGGCGGATCCTTTACGGAGCCTTGGCCATGAAGCCCAACATGCTGGAGTTCCGCGGGTCGTCCGTGGTGTTCGAGGACCAGTCAGTAGAGGAGAACATCGACGCAGTTGTTTTCTGCACAGGATACAGCCCGACGTTTTCCTTTCTGCCGCCGTCTCTAGTCACCGGCCCCCAGGGAGAGATCCGCCTGTACAAGCAGATGTTTCCCCCTTCACTAGAGCGCCCCACGCTGGCTCTGCTGGGGCTCGTTCAGACATCTGGGCCAATCATGCCATGCATGGAGCTGCAGGCTCGCTGGGCCACCAGAGCCATCGCGG GGTTAAGCCAACTTCCCTCtgagaagaaaatgaatgaGATCATTGATGCTGAGAAGCAGAGATACACTGAAAG TTACCCCAACCACGCTACAGTCCAGGTGCAGTACATTCCTTACCTGGATCATCTGGCACAGGAAGTGGGCGCGAGACCCAAcctcctctccctgctcttCTGGGATCCCAGTCTGTCTTTGAAAGTTCTGCTGGGTCCATGCACACCGTACCAGTTCCGGCTGTTTGGGCCGGGTCAATGGAAAGGGGCCCGGCAGGCCATCTGTACCCAGTGGGACCGGGTGACCCAACCCATGAGGACGAGGCCGGTACCCAGACTGAACCCTTCTCCGATGCCGGGCTGGTGGTTGGCCCTCTCTGGTGGACTCACACTGGTGCTGGCTGTCCTGGCACTTCAGCTCAAACTCCCAGACCTTTTTGATAACCTGTCGGAAGCTTTTGGTGAGGCTCTCGATGATCTGTGGAGGGATGGGATAGCACCCGTAGTTTAG